Below is a genomic region from Gadus chalcogrammus isolate NIFS_2021 chromosome 19, NIFS_Gcha_1.0, whole genome shotgun sequence.
tgcttgcAACATTCTACTCTCCTTACCAGGAAGCAAGGATCATTTACAGCCCACAGAATACGAGAGAACACCATTCTTTTTCTATCCCAGAACATTTGGTTCTTTTTGTTGACCATttctcatacaaacacacaacaagcaTCTCTCCTTGTTGTGTAACTAAAACTTAAGGCCCATAAATCCAAACCAGCCCTTTAAATTAACCCCCTTAGTCTCCAAAGATAACCTCAACTGGACTTGTACATTCCTCAGTTATTGCCTAATATGtttcctgcatgtgtgtgtgtgtgtgtgtgtgtgtgtgtgtgtgtgtgtgtgtgtgtgtgtgtgtgtgtgtgtgtgtgtgtgtgtgtgtgtgtgtgtgtgtgtgtgtgtgtgtgtgtgtgtgtgtgtgtgtgcgcatacgtgcgtgtatgcatgcacGTCTTTTACGCGTGCGCTCCCCAACATCTGTCCATGTCATCATCTGGCGGTTGCATTTCCAAAGAGCCACCTGACAAGTGACTAATATGGGAGTGGGAGTCACTCTCACTACCGTTTTTCCGTTAGTCACCATACGTTGCTGCTTCTACTGCCATCGTGGGACTATTGAGCCATGCATTAAGCCTTTCCACTTAaaactctgaaacacacactatTTCCCTCCACACTATTTCTCTCCGCGATGGACACGTGTCCATCGCTCTTCTAGTTACTGATTTCCACATCAAGCATGAGTGCGTGGAATCGAATGCCATCAACACAATGACCGAACCCGTCCAATAGCTAGGCTTGGATGCAGGCCACACAGTGCTAGAGATAAGCGATCAGGCCGGGATTCCACGCTGACGTTAATGACGTTAATGACTGGTAATGTGTTCCTCAACCTCACACCGGCTAGCCCAGGGGTGAGGCCTGCCTTCCTGTCTTCTCCCCATCCTTTAGGGTTAGGACAGTGCTACACGTCACCTAGGTGGCTGACACACACCCCCTAGGTGACTTTATTGGGCTCCTCCAGAAAAGGATACAGGGTGGAAAATATAAGATAGGATAAGATAAGCCTTTATTGTCAGTGTACAGTCGCCTATACAACGAAATTGAGAGTGCCAACTGAAGATGcatcacacatacaaaaaaaaaaaagaaaagcaatttaagtaaaaaatgtaaaaaaacaagacggaaataacatttggaacaagacaaggaaaggCGAGGtgaataataaacataaaatataaaaggCTGTAAGCATATTTTACTTAGAAAGTGAGGTGTCTGTTTAATAATGTTTTATGAGTGTCCTGATTGCCCAAGGAAAGAAGCTCTTGTTCATTAATGAATCAACATGGTTCATCGTTAAAGTTTGCGGACGATGATGCATGACGTGGCTGTCCTTGTTGCCGTGCTTCTCCCCGGCTGTGCGGcgacggctggtttaacctaTCACACATCGATTGGTCAATGGGCAACAGGTGTGTAGCCTCCGCCGGCCCTGAAggccaatcagtctgactcggacATTGGAATAATAACACAATTATAACCACTTCTGCTCGTTTGTATTACATTTTTCCTTAACTGCACCAGCTTATCAGAGAAAAACAACCATAAACAATAGAATCTTGTTGCTTGAGATGTTATGTCATTATTTGAATGGATCCCGATGGCTGCTGCTCAACAGTCAACCAACACTTACTCAATCTGAAGAAAGCTTGATTCAGATGACTTTATATTCCTTCACACCCTTTGACTTATTTTAGATTTGGCAACGTAAGGCCAAGCTGTGGATTATTCAAGCGAGGCAAGATGTGTTGCCGAGACAACTTATTTTTAGTGATGCCAAATTCCTCCTCAACCCTCTGATATTAGCCGCTCACTTATATCATCACAGCATTCCATCTAAATACGACTAGACGATTGGGTTAATGCTCAGCGCGGAGTGTATAATTAAACTGCATACCTGTTCATCTGCTGATGTTGGACAAAACCCAGGCCCGCTTCAGGCAGATATTATTTTAAGAAACACTAAAGGAGAATCGTTTTGTTTTCGGTTGTGGCGGAACAAATCAACACAAGTGTTGTCGTTAGGAAGGGCTATTAACATTTCAAATTGCCCTGCACATGAAAACAGCGTAATCTTCCAATCCATGCAAAGGTCAGCTGGTGTTGCGTTTTGGTGGTGTTCTCTTGTGTCAGCGAATGAGTACACTTGAAagccttctcttcttcttcttcttcttcttcttctgattcttcttcttcttcttcttcttcttctaattcttcttcttcttcttctttgtctccttcttcttcttcttcctctttttcttcttcttcgtcttcttcttcttcttcttcttcgtcttcttattcttcttcttcttcttcttcttcttcttcttcttctccgtcttcttcttcttcttctttaacACCGGCCGCTGGATTCCACACCTTCTAGAAAACACTTGCAAGGTGTTAAAGGGTTCTTAGCGGTTTGTGTAGAAGCAGCACAGTTATTATGGATCCATGCAGCTTCCGTGCAACACACAGGCTAACCCTCCCGTGTTCCTGATCACGTCTCCAGAGAGACGCTCCCTGGTGCTCCTTGTAAGAGCTCGGCGATAGAAAAGGTTCAGTGCCAAAGTGAACTCGGTTGCCCTCCGGTGATGCAGCGGTCCTTAACGGGGCCGTCACCACGACCACGGCTGCGGCGCTTCACGTGGAGGGCGAGCGACCACGAAACTGAAGCAGAGATTTATGAGGCTACGTCACTGCACCTGAAGCCTTTCCGCTGCTTTTTAGTGCCTCCGGAAGCTCTTTATTATTCCGGCCATTTTAATAAGTGTTATTCTGATCCAAAAGTGATGTTTTTTTGGTATGGTGATTACACTACATCTGAAACTGTATCCAAACGCACGCGATGGACTATCGAAGTGCAACATGAGAGTAGAGAATATCATCTTCTTTCCGACCCTCCGATTGACCGTCCTTTCATAGCCCTCCATCAccagcctccaccctccaccctccaccctccaccctccaccctccacccaggCATAATCACGACAACAATGCCTTCTGTTAGTGTTTCCTAGACCCTTAAAGTAGCAATGACTCatagtcgttgttgttgttgtcattgttgttgttgttgttgttgttgttgttattgttgtggttgttattCATCCTCCCAAGCAGGAAGTGGGGATGTGGTTTAGGGGTCGCCCTTAGCTACGGAGTGACCTCAGCCACATTTTTTACttcaaaaaagtgtgtgtgtgtgtgtgtgtgtgtgtgtgtgtgtgtgtgtgtgtgtgtgtgtgtgtgtgtgtgtgtgtgtgtgtgtgtgtgtgtgtgtgtgtgtgtgcgcatgtgtgtgtgtgtgtatgcatgcgcgtgcatgtgtgtgtgtgtgtgtgtgtgtgtgtgtgtgtgtgtgtgtgtgtgtgtgtgtgtgtgtgtgtgtgtgtgtgtgtgcgtgtgtgtgtatatgtgtgtatgtgtgagcactttgtgtgtgcatgtctttgagtctgtgtttgtgtgtgtttgtgtgtgtgtatgtgtgtgtgtgtgtgtgtgtgtgtgtgtgtgtgtgtgtgtgtgtgtgtgtgtgtgtgtgtgtgtgtgtgtgtgtgtgtgtgtgtgtgtgtgtgtgtgtgtgtatgtgcgtgcatgcgtgtgcatgtttgggcatgtgtgtgtgtgtgtgtgtgtgattgtgtgtgtgcgtgtgtgtgtatatgtgtgtatgtgtgagcacattgtgtgtgcatgtctttgagtctgtgtttgtgtgtgtttgtgtgtgtgtatgtgtgtgtgtgtgtgtgtggtccttccCAAAGGGAAAACCCCTCTCTTCAAGCTTTCAGTGGACCACCTTCCCTTTGCGCCCCTCCCTCCTTTTCATGATTCTTCTTTGCGAAGGAAGTCCTTAAACTTCCTTCTTGTCCTTTATTTTTACAGGTACCAATTAAGTTTAAATTTTACCTTTGAGATCACTCTTTTAAGCGTCTGAGTACTGTATTTAGAAAAGTGCTATTCAAGTATCATAATTTCTGTAATTACGTGTTGCCAAACAATGTAAACCAAGCGGAATAGGCTCACTTATTTTGGTTTACACATACTGGTACATTTAAACCAAAATGACATAAATTAGTCTTTACATTACTGTACATTAAAACAACAATCACACAATGCACGGCAGCTTGTGTGGTTTCTTTACCTTGTCTTTCTTCCATAGATGAACCGCTCTATTGTACAAACTGCATGGCAACCACCATATCAAGCTCGCTTCAGAATCCTAGATGACTTTTGGAACGACCTCTACTTTGTTTGGCAGAGCAGAAAGCGTTCGCTGGCGTCTGCTCGCTCCATAATGAAAAACAGACCAAAATGGAAAGTAAGATGCTCTGGGAGAAAACATTGAAAAATCATCCAGAGCCAAATTCTGCAGATTAATCCCAAATCGTTGTTTTCTTTCTAACTTGAACCCAACCTTCGACACAGACTTTCTCCCACACCGGGTCCTAGCGTTGCTTCCTGTCCTAAGCCCTTGTTTGCAGCACAGGCTTCACGTGCCAACAGTGCCTCTTCCAAAGTCGGGTTATTTTCTGTAGAGATGCATGTGCCTACCATCTGACGAAAACTGGAATTGCTTTATTGTCGAGAAAATCTGCAATTTCCATAAGGCTGACATCTCAATATGGCCTTTGCAAAACATGTTTTACTTCTACACAGTTAATCATTACATAATTTAACACGTTGATATTGAATGCATTTTTGTGAACTCTTTTCATTAGTATTTCTTCCCAAGGGAAAGGATTCAATATTTCTTCTACATCTGTCATGTACATGTACTACTGGGGTCAGAACGACACCGAAAAATATGTTATGGTTCAACAAGAAGAAGACAAATGGTTTGGGAATGCCAAAGTCTGGAAGAGATTTTGGTGAACTGAAAGAATACAAAAGGTTTTCAAAGTCCCATTTAGTCAAAACGTATGATTATNNNNNNNNNNNNNNNNNNNNNNNNNNNNNNNNNNNNNNNNNNNNNNNNNNNNNNNNNNNNNNNNNNNNNNNNNNNNNNNNNNNNNNNNNNNNNNNNNNNNCGTGtgatgtttgttgtgtgttgtttgtcctTTTCATAAAGCACAGACCGCTAAATCAAACGCCGGCTCGCTTCAGTGATAGAATTCCCGGCGTTCCTAAACTGTTAACGTTTAGGTCACAGACGGAATCAGGTGTTTTCAAGGGGTTGTTTCTGTGGCTTTTCTTTGCCTTGATGGACGCTAGAGTGGGTTGAGAGAGGTGACTGACTGACTAGTTGCAAATGACCGCAGTTTGGAATAGAAACCCGGGTCGCTACGAGCCGATTTGGCCTCCGCGGGTGAAAGACTTGGACGGTGAGCTACCCTAAAGAAGCTCCATCGTTGAACTGATTTCTGACTCTTTGCACACtccaagtttgtgtgtgtgtgtgtgtgtggttgatctCTGGGGTAGAATCACCAACGGCTGAGTCTAGTTAAAAGGGTGAAGTCGTTTTACTGGGTTGACTCATTTCCCCGgttctctggagagagagacagcactTGATTTTATAAGGTCTTCCTTCCAAGTTTCCATGGAAGTGTCTCGGCAATCGTACCAATCCAAGGCGGAACGTTCTAAGGGTTTATGCCTTTAGATGTGCAAATCTTCCGCTAGTTAATTCCACCCAAAGAACGATGTGGGATGGGCGAAGCGTTCCAAACACCGGGGCGTACTTTGACACAACTTTTTCCTCAATGCTTCTCTGATTTTCCCCTTGTAGGCACTATTTTTCCTTCTTAATTTTGCCCCTATTGGATCCTTCCACTGAGAGTTTGAGATGTCTTGTTCCCACACTTTGAGCACTTGTGCAAAATAATGTTGTTTTGCATTAGAAATCTTTAGAAAATAATCCAAATGTTGCTCATAGCATTTACGACTTTGCTGCCGAACAAACATCAACCTTTCACCATGAGCGGCTCCTCACGCCAAGGGTTCCTGCCTGTTAACCATGACTCTAGCTTCAAATCATATTTTTTCACAATTTCCTTTAGCATGACAATGTACAGAGAGGGGAACTACGCACTGTTATACAACACTATCCTGATCTGTACACCAGATTCAACATGCTCTGACCATGTGGCAGAAGCAGAGGTTAAAGAGAGACAACGTGCGTCATGATGTCACTATTACAAAATCATTGGCACTGACTTAATTAATACCACAACCATCGTATAAGGAAGACCCatgtgactgtctgtctgttaacaCATTGATTGGAAGCGAGTCAGTGTTGAAAtagtcacagacagacagacacgagagacaaggagacagagagagagatagatgatcacaaatagagagacagatagacagatatatAAACAcgcagatagacacacagacagacatagggacacacacagatagatacacgtacagacagacaggcagacaacagactcacagacagaTGGACCGACACAGACATAgggacacacatgcagacaaacagatggacagacagacacataaaccGCCACATAGAAGGACAGACGGGGTACTGCATCACAGCCAGGGAGCTACAGGTGGCGgggatgacagacagacagacagacagacagacggacggacggacggacggacggacggacggacagacagacagcggcccccatcagacagacagacagacggacggacggacggacggacggacggacggacggacggacagacagacaggcagcggccccgtcagacagacagatggcgGGGCCGATGCGGGGGACCCCTGGTTCCATTACCTCAGCTCAGCAGCCGCGGCTCCAGCGCGCTCGTGGCCCCCGGAGACGAGCTCTGGTGGATTCTCATCTCCGGCGTgggcccccctggcccccagccTGCATCTGTTCCCCAGACCTGCTGGCATGCGTGCAAACGCTTTTGCGCACACACTCTTCTGCAcactcacgtgcacacgcatgtgcacacatacaccagCCCGTCCATTGGTGACGTGTACACACAAAGGAGAAAGTCCCTACACAGGcatacgtatacacacacacacacacacacacacacacacacacacacacacagacacacaaacacacccacacacacaatcacacacacacacacaatcacaaacactcAATTAGTTCAACGCAACCCAGAAAGAGGAAATGCTACACACTTCCACTAATGCTGATGAACAAACCGTAAGCATACCAAGCAATCATTCACCGGATTTCCCTATCAATGAAATGGAGAGTTTGCAAAGATCACGAAGCGTGGAGTAAAGCATTATGATGAGGAGAGCGAGTGCATGGTATATCGAAGTGGGATGTGATCCTAATGTTCCCAAACAACGCCATTAGGTTAACCTTTGTAATCCTCATGTTAGGTCTTGTCTTCTctgtctcagacacacacttacgtatacacacacacacttacgtaatacgtatacacacacacgtacgacGTGAACCACATTGCTTCTTTGTGTCGAGGCTTGATAAACTGAAGGTCTTTCCTGACACCTCATTACCAGAGGCTGTGGCACTCTGTTGCCATGAAGGCATAGAAACCATGGACTCTGCTGTAAACTGTTTACTAGGACAATTATAATACCTTCCATTACATCGAGACAAGCTCTCTGCATATTGAGCAAACACATGTTTAGAGTGTTGGGACAGGGAAAGGGTGGAGGGAGACGCAGGGGAACGAAGACAGCTGAAGGTTATGCTAAACGTCTGCACAATATGAtggagcagcagagaggagaAAAAGGACAGAGACAATGAGGCCAAGGGAAAAAGAAGGCAAGAGAAGCAGACGTTTAAAGTGGTTTTTTTCACAGCAAGCAGCTGTGAGATTCTAAGCAAGGCACCTTCGCAGATGTAGAGGTAGCAGACAAAGCACCGCCCCTGGTTGGATGAGTCTAATTAACATCGGTCAGGGCAGTTTCCAAGCCCGAATGTTTACAccgtgtgtacctgtgtgtactgGGGAAGACAGTAAGTGCAGTGCTCATATGACCAAACAGTTTATTCTACGTCTCCTCGGTGTGTTTAATTGGTGACTCGCCCGTTCAAATCCAACATATCCCTAACCTCTCTCCAGGTTATGAGTTGGAGCCCGGTTTGAATCGAGTTTTGcttaaaaaaatgtttgttcGCATACAGGATGTGCTCACATCTGACAGTGCTACATTAGCATGCGTCAATATCCAGGGTAGCATTGATTGCCTTACAATTTCTACTGTCTCTTCACTTAAGGGCAAATACAATAGCCGTTTGTTGGTTTTGGTGTGTCGCCACTGTAGACTTTTGTGATGAGGATGAGTCTTTGCATGAAAGTTTCCAACAATGTAGCCCATGTTTCCTCTGTTTGTGGCGGCTCCTTAAGCTGGAGGTTGACCTACCAAGGCTTTATCACACACTGTTTTGTGGATAGACTCGGGGCCTGATCAAAGACAGGTTTTCTAAAACTTCAAGGCCGGACTCATCCAGGACTGTGGGTTCCCAGCGACTGCATCCTAGCTGGGTTCAATCCATCCAAATGGTTACAGTTGAATCCGTTCACTTGACTTTCCGCTTCATCAGGAGCTCTGCATCACGGTCTAAAGGACTCCCGAGAGCCATAGCCAGCCATTTTGTGTTGATTTCTTGTTGAGGTCACTGTGTGGTtaaccccatcaccatcaaaCCCAGGGCTGACTGTCAGGGCCCACTGCCCTTTCTCACAGAGCCTGCTGGGAAATCTGAGCTGTTACTTCCCCCTGTCGACCCACAAACACTTCGGGCACGCATACAAGCATACAaagaaaacgcacacacacaaacaaacacagttatGCAAATACACAAGCAAATTCAGGTGCTTGCTAGGCTGGTAGTTTGGGTGCTCGACTCCTAGCCTAAAGGTTCTTGGTTCGGACCTCAATGTCTGCGGTCTACCTGCGGTTTGCTCTTGAGCAAAAAATGCCTCACTTCTTCCTGTGAAACAAAGACATTGGTCACAGTATGTAACCGATTCTCATGTCTCTAACCAGGTCTGACAGAGATCCCCAAGGAGATCCCAGCTGAGACCACGATGCTGGACCTGCAGAACAACAAGATCACAGAGATCAAGGAGAACGACTTCAAGAACCTCAAGGGACTGCACGTAAGGAACCGTTTATGTGGAGCTGCGAACGCTGCGAGACTGCAGAAAAAGAGATAGGATGCTTGGGTACTTCTGGAACCTCAACATATTGGATTAATAAATGGCCCAAGTAAATATAAGGTTGAATTCAGCATTCCTGTCTGACTAGCTGTTCAAAATGAAGGAGTACGGTATAAGTGCAACTCAAGATGCACTTTACTTTGCTGGCTATAAAGACATAAAACTCAAAAGAAAGTATAAAGTGTTGATGGAcatttttgtatgtgtgcgtgcacaatAGTTTCACACTTGGCTAAGTTAGGACTTAGCCAAGTACTGGTCTGATTCCATTACTTGGAGCTATAGAGCCTTACGTCAGCTCCATAACACTTCTGACTCGACTTCCTCTGTTTATTATCCCGAAGCATTGAATCCTCCTCACCAGCCTTTCACTCAGTGCCCAGGTGCATGGAAAGTATGCACCCCTTACATCTCCCAGTCCCACTCTGTTAAACTCACATAGCTTGGCTTTCATGTCAATAAATACCTCAGTTTGACAGCCAGTGTGCTTTCCACGTCAACAAAGAACGACCCCTCAAAAAGGGAATGTAGGCCTAGCTAGCACGCTGGCAGGCCCTCTCCTGCATTCCCTCCCGTTCAGCATGCGTTTCTCCAGGATCTACACGAATCAACTCCAaactcaccctgaccctccccTCTGTCAGCCCAGGCCCAGGCCTTAGCCCGCCATTTGACGCATGATGAAGTACGACTCCAAAGGTGAACCCTGAGGTCACCACCAGTCACCCCTCCATGTTCTTTCCCCCCCAGGCCCTGATCTTGTTGAACAACAAGCTGACCGTTATCCACCCCAAGGCCTTCAGCTCCCTGCTGAAGCTCCAGCGGCTTTACCTCTCCAGGAACATGCTCAAGGACATGCCAGCCAACATGCCCAAGAGTCTGCAGGAGCTCCGCATCCACGAAAACGCCATCACCAAGATTAAGAAGTCCTCTTTCCAGGGCATGGCCAATCTCATCGTCATGGGTACGGagaggcggaggtggtggtgtgtgtgtgtgtgtgtgtgtgtgtgtggggggggggggggtcggagatGATCTCATATGGAACCGTTTTGACTAATGGACAACGTGGCGAGCTGGGGTTGTTGGACGTAGCCAGAGCACCTCCCCTCCGTCGGTTGTGTTAACAGGCTCACGGAGCGCTTCTCCTGAGGAGGTGGAGCCTGCATTGCTAGGCAACTGCATGCAAACAATAAGGCAACGCACCCTTGTAAAACTGAATCAAACCAATTAcagaaagggaaaaaaagacaaagctAACTATCGTGCCTTGTGTCGAGTAGCCCTCCCTCACTATCCCTTAGGTCAGATCACTGCTATTAGTGGTGGCTTCACTTTTAGCTTTTTAAGATTTCGGGAGTTCAGGAATTGTTCTTGAAGCCCACTCAGATTTAGCGTTCCATAGCGGCATCTGCTCGTCTGGGTTTTGCATTTAGAAAGGAATCTCAAACGAGTTCCCCATCTGTCGCTCTCTGGctgctccccgcccccccccccccccccccccccccccccctcccctcctcccctcctagcAGACCTATAGGGTCGACCTGTGGTCCCTCGACGCACAAATTAACGGATCCCTGAACCGAAAGACCGCAACCCGTCACGTCGCCCTCGTGACCAATCGGGGCGAAGCAGACAAAATCTGTCTCCACCAGCCCCTCCACTGGGACACAGACGAGCAGTTTTGTTTTGGCCgtaacaaaacaaatgtgtttattCATGTGTCGGCCGTGTGTTGCTGTGACCCATCTGCCGGGGGAGGATGTGGAAGGATTCGGTGAATGAGAATATGTCTCTCTTCTTCGGTTTCCCCTCACTCTCGGCCCTCCCCTGCCCACATCGATTTATTTTGTctcctttgtgtttttttctcgaTTCCTCTCCAGAGTTGGGGTCTAATCCTTTGAAAACCGGCTCCATTGAGAATGGTGCCTTTGCTGACCTGAAAAGGGTCTCTTACATTCGCATTGCAGACACCGACATCACAGAGATCCCCAAAGGTAAAGTTATTAAGTTAATTATAATTTTCATACTATTTTATACAAAGTGGTTATACCAAAGTGACACTTTTTTATCCAACACTTtcattaaactcagagtatagGCCTGTCTAAAAACACAACATCTTATGAGAATATGTTTAATAACAACAAGCCAGAGGGATGAATCATCTTGCAATCAGCCCTGAACTCTACAGCAGTACTGAGGTCCACTCACAAGCTTATGGGACCGTAGGGAAATGCAACCTCAAAAACACTGTCGATTGTGAAAACAGGAGACATAGTCTGGGCTTTCTTTATATAAACTCAAACAATGAGATTACATTAGAGAGAATGAAGCCCAATATTAAAAATGGAAGATTAGTCATTGTAGCCAATCAATGGCTGCCTTGTGATTCGATGATTCATCCTTCACAGATCTGGGAGATGAGGCCGGCCGTATACAGTTTTGGTTTATGCTTGTGTTTAAAACCTAACAAGTTGTGGTTATTGTCCAGGACTGCCCAGCTCTCTGTCAGAACTCCACCTGGACAGCAACAAGATCAGCAAGGTGATGGCCGACAGCCTTAAGGGCTTGAAGAGTCTGGCAAAGTAaggatccatccatccatctgtctaaTACATccattcctccctccatccatccacgcATCCACACctacatctatctatctgtctatctatctatctatctatgatCATATATCTAG
It encodes:
- the dcn gene encoding decorin yields the protein MTAVWNRNPGRYEPIWPPRVKDLDGLTEIPKEIPAETTMLDLQNNKITEIKENDFKNLKGLHALILLNNKLTVIHPKAFSSLLKLQRLYLSRNMLKDMPANMPKSLQELRIHENAITKIKKSSFQGMANLIVMELGSNPLKTGSIENGAFADLKRVSYIRIADTDITEIPKGLPSSLSELHLDSNKISKVMADSLKGLKSLAKLGLGYNEISMVENGTLANVPHMRELHLDNNALTAVPPGLPEHKYIQVVYLHANKIAAIGTEDFCPPTFNYKKAMYSGISLFSNPVPYWEVQPITFRCVFDRSAIQLGNYRKK